The DNA region GACGGCTTCTGCCTGTGGGACAGTGCCCTTACCGAGTACAAGGTCACCAACACCCCGTACGGCCGCGACCTCGTCGGACCGTTCGTCGAGGCGTGCCGCGCCGAAGGGCTCAAGGTCGGCCTCTACTACTCCCTGATCGACTGGCACCACCCGTCCTTTCCCGTGGACGGCACCCATCCGCAGCGCGACGACGAGGAGTTCAAGGCCGCGGCCGCCGACCGCGACATCCGCGAGTACCAGCGCTATCTGCACGGCCAGGTCCGCGAACTGCTCACCTCCTTCGGACGCGTCGACTACCTGTTCTTCGACTTCTCATACGCGGGCCGCACATGGTGGGGCGGCAAGGGCCCGGACGACTGGGATTCCCCGAAGCTCCTGGAGACGGTCCGTGAACTCCAGCCGCACACCCTCGTCAACGACAGGACCGGCCTGCCCGGCGACTTCATCACGCCCGAGCAGTACCAGCCCTCCGGCCCCATGACCAAGGACGGCCGGCCCGTGCTGTGGGAGGCGTGCCAGACGCTCAACGGGAGCTGGGGCTACGACCGCGACAACCTGGACCACAAGAGCGCCGACCTGCTGATCCGCATGCTCGTCGACGGTGTCTCCAAGGGCGGCAACCTGCTGCTCAACGTCGGCCCGACCGGCCGCGGCGACCTCGAACCGCGTGCCGTCGCCGTCCTCGGGGAAATCGGCCGGTGGATGGACCTGCACGAGCGGGCGGTCCGCGGTTGCGGCCCGTCCCCGTACGCCGCCCCCGCCGAATGCCGGTACACCCAGCGCGGTGACCGGCTCTACGTCCACCTGTTCGCCTGGCCGCTGCGCCATCTGCACCTGCCGGGACTCGCCGGCCGGGTGCGCTACGCCCAACTGCTGAACGACGCCTCCGAGATCATCCAGGTCCACATCGACCCGGACCGGCCCGCCATGAACACGGAAATGGGCGGGCAGCCCGCCGGAACGCTCACTCTCGAAATCCCCGTCCAGCGCCCCGACACCCCGGTGCCGGTCATCGAGCTGTTCCTGGACACTCCGACCGACCGGGCCGACGACTGACACCGGCCCCGACCCCCCGATCCACCACCACACTCACGGAGGCATCATGCAACGCCGCACGTTCCTCATGGCTTCCGCGGCAGGGGCGGCGCTGGTCGTCGCCCCGACCAGCGGTCTCCTGACCGCGAGCGCGAGCGCGGCCCCGGCTGCCGTCGGTTCGCTGGACGAGCTCCAGGCCGCGATCGACCGGGCACGGCCGGGTGACCGCATCGTCGTGGCCGACGGCAGGTACACCGTCCCGTCGGACCGGCCCCTCACCATCCGGAACAAGCAGGGCACCGAGCGCGCGCCCATCACCGTCGTCGCCCGGTCCCGCGGCGGCGTCGTACTCGAAGGCGAACACAGCTTCGTCCTCGACTCCTCCAGCCACGTCACCCTCAGCGGCTTCTCCTTCCGCCAGAGCAGCACCCTGGACATCCCCCCGAACTGCTCGCACATCAGGCTGACCCGCAACGATTTCCAGCTCGCCGACATCGAGGGCCTGCACTGGGTGATGGTGCGTGCGGACGACAGCAAGGTCGACCACAACCACTTCCACGGCAAGTCCACTCTCGGCATCTACCTCGGCATCGAGGGCGCGGGCACGGAGGAGATGGCCCAACGCGTCCATGTGTTCAGGAACTACTTCTCCGACCACACCTTCGCCGGATCCAACGGCGGTGAGCCGATCCGGCTCGGCGTCAGCCCCCGGGCACTGTCCAGCGCCCATGCCGTCGTGGAGTACAACCTGTTCGAGCGCGCCAACGGTGACCCGGAGGCCATCTCCGTCAAGAGCTCGGACAACGTCATCCGGCACAACACCATCCGCGACAGCCTCGGCGGGATCGTCCTCCGGCACGGCAACCGCAACCGGGTGGACGGCAATTACCTCGTCGCCGGCACGGAAGGCGTGCGGATCTACGGCAACGACCATGTGATCGTCAACAACCACCTCGCCGGTCTGTCCGGGCGGGCCCTGGTGATCGGCAGCGGTTCGGAGCGCGACCACCTGCCCGGCGAGACGCCCGACGCGCGCCGCGGCAACGACGCACCCGACCGGGTCGTCATCGCGTACAACACCCTGGTGAACAACAAGGGCACACTCTCCGGCGAGAGCCAGCGCCCCCACGAGCCGCGCGATGTGACCGTCGCGGACAACCTGCTCGTCGGGGGCTTTGGCGACCTGGTCGCGATGGCGCACACCGTACGGTTCACCTGGTCCGGCAACATCCTGTGGGGTGCCGCCGCCGACGGCAACATCCCCTCCGGCGGCTACACCCGCATCGACCCGAAGCTGGTGACCGGCCCGGACGGCGTGGCCCGGCCGGCCGCGGACAGCCCGGTGATCGACGCGGGCACGCTCAGGCGGCCACCGGTCACCCACGACATCGACGGGGACCCGCGCGGCCGGTCCCGGGACGTGGGCGCGGACGAGTACGCGAACAGGGCGCCCAGGCGCGGGCCGCTGACCCCGGCCGACGTCGGTCCCCACGCCCGCTGAGCACACGCCCGAAAGGGACAGCCGGTCCGGTCCGCCGCCGGCTGTCCCCACCACCGATCACCCGGCACGTCCAGCGCGAGGGCTGTACGGATCGGCCCGTCATGTTCTTGTCGCCACAGGAGGCATCATGCAACGACGCACGTTCCTCAGGGGCACCGCGGTGGCAGCACTCGCCGCCGTGCCCCTCAGCACCTCGATGTCGGTCGACGCCTCGGCGGCCGATACGCCGGTCAGCTCCCTGGCCGAACTCCAGAGCGCGATCAACGCCGCCGCACCAGGCGACCGGATCGTCGTGGCCGACGGCACCTACACCGTTCCGTCGGGAGGCGCTATCAACGTCTCCGGCAAGTACGGCACCAGCGCCGCGCAGATCACCATCGTCTCGAAGACCCGCGGTGGCGCGGTGCTGCGCGGCGAACGCAGCTTCGTGTTCTCCAATTCGAGCAACATCACCGTCAGCGGCTTCGCCTTCCGGCAGAGCACCACGCTGGAGAT from Streptomyces sp. NBC_01591 includes:
- a CDS encoding polysaccharide lyase 6 family protein, whose product is MQRRTFLMASAAGAALVVAPTSGLLTASASAAPAAVGSLDELQAAIDRARPGDRIVVADGRYTVPSDRPLTIRNKQGTERAPITVVARSRGGVVLEGEHSFVLDSSSHVTLSGFSFRQSSTLDIPPNCSHIRLTRNDFQLADIEGLHWVMVRADDSKVDHNHFHGKSTLGIYLGIEGAGTEEMAQRVHVFRNYFSDHTFAGSNGGEPIRLGVSPRALSSAHAVVEYNLFERANGDPEAISVKSSDNVIRHNTIRDSLGGIVLRHGNRNRVDGNYLVAGTEGVRIYGNDHVIVNNHLAGLSGRALVIGSGSERDHLPGETPDARRGNDAPDRVVIAYNTLVNNKGTLSGESQRPHEPRDVTVADNLLVGGFGDLVAMAHTVRFTWSGNILWGAAADGNIPSGGYTRIDPKLVTGPDGVARPAADSPVIDAGTLRRPPVTHDIDGDPRGRSRDVGADEYANRAPRRGPLTPADVGPHAR
- a CDS encoding alpha-L-fucosidase gives rise to the protein MTPSAENPSAPAANPAPAPAPDTTWFTTDRFGMFVHWGLYSLAARHEWVKNREKLTDEQYQVYFDHFDPDRYDPVQWAKAARAAGMRYVVLTTKHHDGFCLWDSALTEYKVTNTPYGRDLVGPFVEACRAEGLKVGLYYSLIDWHHPSFPVDGTHPQRDDEEFKAAAADRDIREYQRYLHGQVRELLTSFGRVDYLFFDFSYAGRTWWGGKGPDDWDSPKLLETVRELQPHTLVNDRTGLPGDFITPEQYQPSGPMTKDGRPVLWEACQTLNGSWGYDRDNLDHKSADLLIRMLVDGVSKGGNLLLNVGPTGRGDLEPRAVAVLGEIGRWMDLHERAVRGCGPSPYAAPAECRYTQRGDRLYVHLFAWPLRHLHLPGLAGRVRYAQLLNDASEIIQVHIDPDRPAMNTEMGGQPAGTLTLEIPVQRPDTPVPVIELFLDTPTDRADD